The Streptomyces albofaciens JCM 4342 genome has a segment encoding these proteins:
- a CDS encoding NADH-quinone oxidoreductase subunit D gives MTETTVGIGGAAESTDMVLNIGPQHPSTHGVLRLRLVLDGERIQHAEPVIGYMHRGAEKLFEARDYRQIIMLANRHDWLSAFSNELGVVLGVERMLGMEVPERAVWTRTLLAELNRVLNHLMFLGSYPLELGGITPVFHAFREREELQNVMEEISGGRMHYMFNRVGGLKEDLPAGWLGRARHAVSEVRSRMDVFDRLVLGNEIFRGRTRGIGVLSREAVHGYGVSGPIARASGVDFDLRRDEPYLAYADLQDTLKVVTREEGDCLARFECLLEQTHNSLDLADACLDRIAELPPGPINQRLPKVLKAPEGATYAWTENPLGINGYYLVSKGEKTPYRLKLRSASYNNIQALTELLPGTLVADMVAILGSLFFVVGDIDK, from the coding sequence ATGACGGAGACCACGGTCGGCATCGGCGGCGCGGCGGAGAGCACCGACATGGTGCTGAACATCGGCCCGCAGCACCCCTCCACGCACGGCGTGCTGCGGCTGCGCCTCGTCCTGGACGGCGAGCGCATCCAGCACGCCGAACCCGTGATCGGTTACATGCACCGCGGTGCGGAGAAGCTCTTCGAGGCGCGTGACTACCGGCAGATCATCATGCTCGCCAACCGCCACGACTGGCTGTCGGCCTTCTCCAACGAGCTGGGCGTGGTCCTCGGGGTGGAGCGGATGCTCGGCATGGAGGTCCCCGAGCGCGCCGTGTGGACCCGTACGCTCCTCGCCGAGCTGAACCGCGTCCTGAACCACCTGATGTTCCTCGGCTCCTACCCCCTGGAACTGGGCGGGATCACGCCCGTCTTCCACGCCTTCCGCGAGCGCGAAGAGCTGCAGAACGTGATGGAGGAGATCTCGGGCGGGCGCATGCACTACATGTTCAACCGCGTCGGCGGCCTGAAGGAGGACCTGCCGGCGGGCTGGCTCGGGCGGGCCCGGCACGCCGTCTCCGAGGTCCGTTCCCGGATGGACGTCTTCGACCGGCTGGTCCTGGGCAACGAGATCTTCCGGGGGCGCACTCGCGGCATCGGCGTACTGAGCCGCGAGGCGGTGCACGGGTACGGCGTGTCGGGGCCGATCGCCCGCGCCTCCGGCGTCGACTTCGACCTGCGCCGCGACGAGCCGTACCTGGCCTACGCCGACCTCCAGGACACCCTGAAGGTGGTCACCCGCGAGGAGGGCGACTGCCTGGCCCGCTTCGAATGCCTCCTGGAGCAGACCCACAACTCCCTCGACCTGGCCGACGCCTGCCTGGACCGGATCGCCGAACTGCCGCCCGGTCCGATCAACCAGCGCCTGCCGAAGGTCCTCAAGGCGCCCGAGGGCGCGACCTACGCCTGGACCGAGAACCCGCTCGGCATCAACGGCTACTACCTGGTCTCCAAGGGCGAGAAGACCCCGTACCGCCTCAAGCTCCGCTCGGCGTCGTACAAC